One genomic region from Arthrobacter pigmenti encodes:
- a CDS encoding APC family permease, with product MTQPIQLTRTLKLPSLVLFGLAYLTPLIVLAIFGVIAEATGGASPSAYLLALTAMLFTAHSYGRMAIAYPVAGSAYTYVRQSIEPRTGFLVGWAILLDYLFLPMVIWLIGGSYLNAQFPGVPIAVWILAFVLVTTALNVIGIKVAEKANFLLMAFQLLVIVIFVALTIGTLLSTSGASGLVSSEPFFNSTASLGTIAAGAAIAAYSFLGFDAVTTLTEETVEPRKNMPRAIMLIALIGGAIFVVVSYFTQLIRPGGTFEDSASLASDIALQIGGQLFAAVFLAGLVVAQFASGLAAQASASRLLYAMGRDAVLPRRVFGRLSEKYRTPILNLAITGAVGLVAIFLDVATSTSFINFGAFTAFTLVNVSVIAYWLRQRRQGNKLNRISYVALPAVGAVIDAFLLTQLDPTAITLGLIWLALGVVLLGVTTRGFRQAPPEMSRTEEAQV from the coding sequence ATGACGCAGCCGATTCAGCTCACCCGCACACTCAAGCTGCCTTCGCTGGTTCTCTTCGGGCTGGCCTATCTGACGCCGCTGATCGTGCTGGCTATTTTTGGAGTCATCGCGGAAGCAACGGGCGGCGCTTCTCCCTCGGCCTATCTGCTCGCGCTCACGGCCATGCTCTTCACCGCGCACAGCTATGGTCGAATGGCCATCGCCTACCCGGTTGCCGGCTCCGCCTACACCTACGTGCGCCAGTCCATCGAGCCCCGGACAGGGTTCCTGGTGGGGTGGGCCATCCTGTTGGATTACCTGTTCCTGCCCATGGTGATCTGGCTGATCGGCGGTTCCTACCTCAACGCCCAATTCCCCGGTGTGCCGATCGCGGTCTGGATCCTGGCGTTCGTACTGGTGACCACGGCGCTGAACGTCATCGGTATCAAGGTGGCCGAAAAGGCCAACTTCCTGCTGATGGCATTCCAGCTGCTGGTGATCGTCATCTTCGTTGCGCTGACCATTGGCACCCTGCTGTCGACGTCGGGTGCGTCAGGCCTGGTCAGCAGCGAACCGTTCTTCAACAGCACCGCCAGCCTTGGAACAATTGCCGCAGGCGCCGCAATTGCGGCTTATTCCTTCCTCGGATTCGACGCCGTTACCACCCTCACCGAGGAGACCGTCGAACCCCGCAAGAACATGCCGAGGGCGATCATGCTCATCGCCCTGATCGGCGGTGCAATCTTCGTGGTTGTTTCCTACTTCACGCAGCTCATCCGGCCCGGCGGAACGTTCGAGGACTCGGCATCCCTGGCATCTGACATCGCCCTCCAAATTGGAGGCCAGTTGTTCGCGGCAGTGTTCCTCGCAGGTCTGGTTGTAGCCCAGTTCGCCTCCGGCCTGGCTGCCCAGGCCAGCGCGTCCCGTTTGCTGTACGCCATGGGCCGCGATGCGGTTCTTCCCCGCCGGGTCTTCGGCAGGCTGAGTGAGAAGTACCGCACACCGATCCTGAACCTCGCGATCACCGGCGCGGTAGGCCTGGTGGCGATCTTCCTCGACGTTGCCACCTCCACCTCCTTCATCAACTTCGGGGCGTTCACGGCGTTCACGCTCGTCAACGTGTCGGTCATCGCCTACTGGCTCCGCCAGCGCAGACAGGGCAACAAGCTGAACCGCATTTCCTACGTGGCACTCCCGGCAGTGGGGGCTGTGATCGATGCGTTCCTGCTGACCCAGCTCGACCCGACGGCGATTACGCTCGGGCTCATCTGGCTTGCACTCGGAGTGGTGCTGCTCGGCGTGACGACGCGCGGGTTCAGGCAGGCGCCGCCGGAAATGTCCAGGACCGAGGAGGCGCAGGTCTGA
- a CDS encoding NAD(P)/FAD-dependent oxidoreductase, whose product MAQHDDDGARATQPHRGPDSGHQSPHHQVLIIGGGNAGISLAARLKRYRVRGIAVVDPSEQHLYQPFFSHIAGGTAKAESAVRPQESVIPKGVTWLRDAATGIDPESKTVTLGSGRSITYEHLVICPGIQKNWDGIPGLQDALDSAHGASNYSIDLAVKAWRLLSTLRSGTAVFATPDGPITCGGAAQKPMYLACDYWRSQGVLQDIRVVLAVPTQTVYGVEIVDEELNRKIAEYGIELRCSTELESVDAGTHTATLRNNADGSSEQLQYDVLHAVPPQSAPGWIRDTGLADDDGFVAVDRSTLQHVTYSTVWSLGDAAGTRNSKSGAALRQQTKVVAKNLKAVLDGHSPTQQYNGYGACPITVSRSTVVLAEFDDARTPKPTVPGWKGLAKERRLTWLVERYGFIRLYWYGILKGWA is encoded by the coding sequence ATGGCACAGCACGACGACGACGGCGCCCGCGCCACCCAGCCCCACCGCGGCCCGGATTCGGGCCACCAGTCGCCGCATCACCAGGTCCTGATCATTGGCGGCGGCAACGCGGGTATCTCCCTGGCCGCCCGGCTGAAGCGCTACCGGGTGAGGGGCATCGCCGTTGTCGATCCCAGCGAGCAGCACCTGTACCAGCCGTTCTTCTCGCACATCGCAGGCGGGACAGCGAAGGCCGAATCGGCGGTCCGTCCGCAGGAAAGCGTAATTCCGAAGGGTGTCACCTGGCTTCGTGATGCCGCCACCGGCATTGACCCGGAATCGAAGACCGTAACGCTGGGCTCCGGACGCTCCATCACGTATGAGCACCTGGTCATCTGCCCCGGCATCCAGAAGAACTGGGACGGCATTCCCGGGCTGCAGGACGCACTCGATTCGGCGCACGGCGCCTCGAACTACAGCATCGACCTCGCCGTGAAGGCGTGGCGCCTGCTCAGTACCCTGCGCTCAGGCACCGCAGTTTTCGCCACGCCGGACGGGCCCATCACGTGCGGCGGTGCGGCACAGAAACCCATGTACCTGGCGTGCGACTACTGGCGCTCGCAGGGCGTCCTGCAGGATATCCGCGTGGTCCTGGCGGTGCCCACACAGACGGTGTACGGCGTCGAAATCGTTGACGAAGAGCTGAACCGGAAGATCGCCGAATACGGGATCGAGCTGCGCTGCAGCACCGAGCTGGAGTCCGTCGACGCCGGGACCCACACAGCAACCCTTCGGAACAACGCGGACGGCTCGTCGGAGCAGCTCCAGTACGACGTCCTTCACGCCGTGCCGCCGCAGTCCGCGCCCGGCTGGATCCGGGACACCGGCCTGGCCGACGACGACGGTTTCGTTGCCGTCGACCGCTCCACCCTCCAACACGTCACTTACTCGACGGTGTGGTCGCTCGGTGATGCCGCCGGCACCCGCAACTCGAAGTCCGGTGCCGCACTCCGGCAGCAGACCAAGGTGGTCGCGAAGAACCTCAAGGCCGTGCTGGACGGGCATTCGCCCACCCAGCAGTACAACGGCTACGGTGCGTGCCCGATCACGGTCAGCCGGTCAACCGTGGTGCTTGCCGAGTTCGACGACGCCCGCACACCCAAACCCACAGTCCCGGGTTGGAAGGGGCTCGCGAAGGAACGCCGCCTCACCTGGCTTGTGGAGCGGTACGGGTTCATCCGGCTCTACTGGTACGGAATCCTGAAGGGCTGGGCTTAG
- a CDS encoding GNAT family N-acetyltransferase: MTVSIDHATANDAGQLAILAGITFPLACPPTSHPEDIRQYVATELSEQRFAQHIADPTKILLCLREDGHLLGWSMLVEGLPQDEHVRSCLSIFPTIELSKFYLHPSHHGQGAASQLMQASLDIAAMGNDAHGMWLGTNDQNARAIRFYEKHGFTKVGTKTFKLGRNVESDFVLERSLLVA, encoded by the coding sequence GTGACCGTTTCCATCGACCACGCCACCGCGAACGACGCCGGCCAGCTCGCTATCCTCGCCGGCATCACCTTCCCGCTCGCGTGCCCGCCGACATCGCACCCGGAGGACATCCGGCAGTACGTTGCCACCGAGTTGTCGGAACAGAGGTTCGCCCAGCACATCGCCGATCCCACCAAGATCCTGCTGTGCCTGCGCGAGGACGGCCATCTGCTGGGCTGGAGCATGCTCGTCGAAGGACTCCCTCAGGATGAGCATGTGCGCTCCTGCCTCTCGATCTTCCCCACCATCGAGCTGAGCAAGTTCTACCTGCACCCCTCGCACCACGGGCAGGGTGCGGCGTCGCAACTCATGCAGGCATCCCTCGATATCGCCGCCATGGGCAACGACGCCCACGGCATGTGGCTGGGCACCAACGACCAGAATGCCCGAGCCATCCGTTTCTACGAGAAGCACGGCTTCACAAAGGTGGGAACCAAGACGTTCAAGCTTGGCAGGAACGTCGAATCCGACTTCGTGCTGGAGCGCTCGCTGCTGGTCGCATAG
- a CDS encoding nuclease-related domain-containing protein, whose product MAAGEGASDRARQAGERVERLRQQLQQAERAQRAWEAGALGEALVAERLRELEDDGWFFLHDVHWPGRPKANLDHIAIGPGGVVVIDAKNWTGIVQLHHGELRQNGYRRTSTVDSVLEQAGAVAVLLEPQHRQSVSGWLCLVGQPELRGTTKNGVRIQGLNGLSDALRTLPPVLDATTVRAIRGYLEQLLGGSRSPGLWTTAQLAATNKNDAASSTLTTRRTASRAQPVRQHSTRRRTRKHLSVTGAVIRLSLVAIGIVVLLNIYQGL is encoded by the coding sequence ATGGCGGCAGGAGAGGGTGCGTCGGACCGCGCACGCCAGGCGGGCGAAAGGGTCGAACGGCTGCGGCAACAGCTGCAGCAGGCCGAGCGCGCCCAACGGGCGTGGGAGGCCGGTGCCCTCGGCGAGGCGCTCGTCGCGGAGCGTCTGCGTGAACTGGAGGATGACGGCTGGTTCTTCCTCCACGACGTGCACTGGCCGGGCCGGCCCAAAGCGAACCTTGACCATATCGCGATCGGGCCGGGCGGCGTCGTCGTTATTGATGCCAAGAACTGGACCGGGATCGTTCAGCTCCACCACGGCGAACTCCGCCAGAACGGTTACCGGCGCACCTCGACGGTCGACTCGGTCCTGGAACAGGCGGGCGCCGTCGCGGTGTTGCTCGAGCCGCAGCACCGGCAGTCCGTCTCAGGGTGGCTGTGCCTGGTGGGGCAGCCGGAACTGCGCGGAACCACGAAGAACGGCGTGCGGATCCAGGGCCTGAACGGCCTTTCCGACGCCCTGCGGACCCTCCCCCCGGTGCTCGACGCTACGACCGTGCGCGCAATCCGCGGCTACCTCGAGCAACTCCTCGGCGGTTCGCGCAGCCCCGGCCTCTGGACCACGGCCCAACTGGCGGCCACGAACAAGAACGACGCCGCGTCGTCGACACTCACCACCCGCCGCACCGCTTCCCGCGCCCAGCCCGTTCGACAGCACTCGACCCGCCGCCGCACACGAAAGCATCTGAGCGTGACCGGTGCGGTGATCCGGTTGTCGCTGGTTGCCATCGGAATCGTGGTGCTGCTGAACATCTACCAGGGGTTGTAG
- a CDS encoding FadR/GntR family transcriptional regulator, protein MSSLSPSQEDSAPLSATAVAGVGRRSAIDAVRARIAMAISLGLLKPGERLPDQQEIALGLSVSPMTARRAMASLAEAGVVVRRRGRDGGTFVSDSPPTDTLVSLRETDDTPAAIHALVDRRLLAECAITHFAAVNATDPDIDELEQLTGDMAEASNWSQYHQADKRFHLLVARASQLGTAVESYGSVLTELYEHFIPYPIEALHRANLDHIALVDALRRRDVRESVDVARGHVDVLHRTMFMELSKEKSS, encoded by the coding sequence ATGAGCAGCCTTTCCCCGTCCCAGGAGGACTCCGCGCCGCTGAGTGCCACAGCCGTGGCAGGGGTAGGTCGCCGTTCAGCGATCGACGCCGTGCGCGCGCGCATCGCCATGGCAATCTCCCTGGGTCTGCTCAAGCCCGGCGAACGCCTCCCGGATCAGCAGGAAATCGCTCTCGGCCTGTCCGTCAGCCCGATGACCGCACGCCGTGCGATGGCCAGTCTGGCGGAGGCCGGCGTCGTTGTGAGGCGCCGCGGGCGCGACGGCGGCACGTTCGTTTCGGACAGCCCGCCAACTGACACCCTGGTGAGCCTGCGGGAAACCGATGACACCCCGGCGGCGATCCATGCGCTGGTGGATCGGCGTCTGCTCGCGGAGTGCGCGATCACCCACTTCGCGGCCGTCAACGCAACAGATCCCGACATTGACGAACTGGAGCAGCTCACCGGTGACATGGCTGAAGCTTCCAACTGGTCCCAGTACCATCAGGCCGACAAACGCTTCCACCTCCTGGTGGCACGGGCGTCCCAGCTGGGAACCGCCGTCGAAAGCTACGGCTCTGTGCTCACTGAGCTGTACGAACACTTCATCCCCTACCCCATCGAGGCACTGCACCGGGCGAACCTGGACCACATTGCACTGGTCGATGCGCTGCGCCGTCGGGATGTGCGGGAATCCGTAGACGTGGCGCGCGGGCATGTCGATGTGCTGCACAGGACCATGTTCATGGAACTGTCAAAGGAGAAGTCCTCCTAG
- a CDS encoding carbon-nitrogen hydrolase family protein: MPEKLPLLALQSEPRQIGEPISAFAGELEDALRIDPDAKLLIFPELHLFGDGHPDRQRTEALQDAAQPLNGPLVKELSELAGDLKIWLVPGSVCERGPNGELFNTQVVFSPEGRLAGSYRKIFPWRPFEPYDPGDSFVTVDLEGYGRAGLSICYDAWFPEVSRQLAWMGAEVIINVVKTTTPDREHELILARANAISNQVFIVSVNCAGPTGRGQSLIVGPEGEVLRQLGEDPGTLSMSLDLGEVERVRAHGTAGLNRMWAQFRSHEAPIELPVYNGRINPSTWTPEVHRTSGSTQ; encoded by the coding sequence ATGCCCGAGAAACTGCCACTGCTTGCGCTGCAGTCCGAGCCCCGCCAAATAGGGGAACCGATTAGTGCATTCGCTGGGGAGCTTGAAGACGCACTGCGCATCGACCCGGACGCGAAGCTGCTCATCTTTCCGGAACTTCACCTGTTCGGGGACGGACACCCTGACCGGCAGCGTACGGAAGCCTTGCAGGATGCAGCGCAGCCGCTCAATGGACCGTTAGTGAAGGAACTGAGCGAGCTTGCGGGTGATCTGAAGATCTGGCTGGTGCCCGGAAGCGTGTGCGAGCGCGGACCGAATGGCGAATTGTTCAACACCCAGGTGGTGTTTTCCCCTGAGGGCCGGCTGGCGGGAAGCTACCGCAAGATCTTCCCGTGGCGTCCCTTCGAGCCGTACGATCCCGGCGACAGCTTCGTCACAGTGGACCTCGAAGGGTACGGGCGGGCCGGTTTGTCGATCTGCTACGACGCCTGGTTCCCGGAGGTCAGCCGACAGTTGGCCTGGATGGGTGCCGAGGTGATTATCAACGTCGTAAAGACGACGACGCCGGACCGTGAGCATGAGCTGATCCTCGCCAGGGCGAACGCCATCTCCAACCAGGTCTTCATTGTCAGCGTCAACTGTGCGGGACCTACCGGCCGCGGCCAGAGCCTCATCGTCGGACCCGAGGGCGAGGTGCTCCGCCAGCTCGGCGAAGATCCCGGGACGCTCTCGATGTCCCTTGACCTGGGTGAAGTTGAACGGGTGCGCGCGCATGGCACTGCGGGCCTGAACCGCATGTGGGCGCAGTTCCGTTCCCATGAAGCGCCGATAGAACTGCCGGTTTACAACGGCCGAATCAATCCATCTACCTGGACCCCCGAGGTCCACCGCACGTCAGGATCAACGCAATGA
- a CDS encoding glutamine amidotransferase produces the protein MLPFLLLATRAEDDAAMGEYRAFLNFAGLTPSDLRRIRVEEAPLPHIRLEEYSGIFLGGSPFNSSDPEESKSPTQHRVERELGELLDRVIEADFPFLGACYGVGTLGRRQEAVIDRTFAEPIGSAEISVNDDGARDPLLAGLPPSFEAFVGHKEACSTLPAGAVLLASSSSCPVQMFRVKQNLYATQFHPELDVEGLVERIRIYRHAGYFPPDQADAVIARARAAKVSWPQQILRNFVLRYARD, from the coding sequence GTGCTTCCGTTCCTGCTTCTGGCCACCCGCGCGGAGGATGACGCGGCGATGGGTGAATACCGCGCCTTCCTGAATTTCGCGGGGCTCACGCCGTCTGACCTGCGCCGCATCCGCGTCGAAGAAGCCCCGCTGCCACACATTCGGCTGGAAGAGTATTCGGGGATTTTCCTCGGGGGCAGCCCCTTCAACTCGTCCGACCCCGAAGAGTCCAAGTCGCCAACCCAGCACCGCGTGGAACGCGAACTCGGCGAGCTGCTGGACCGTGTGATCGAGGCGGATTTCCCCTTCCTGGGCGCCTGTTACGGGGTGGGAACGCTCGGACGCCGCCAGGAGGCCGTCATCGACCGCACCTTCGCTGAGCCCATTGGCTCGGCGGAAATTTCAGTGAACGACGACGGCGCGCGGGACCCGCTGCTGGCAGGCCTGCCGCCCAGCTTCGAAGCGTTCGTCGGCCACAAGGAGGCCTGCTCCACGCTGCCGGCGGGCGCGGTGCTGCTGGCGTCGTCGTCGTCCTGTCCGGTGCAGATGTTCCGGGTGAAACAGAACCTGTATGCCACCCAGTTCCATCCCGAGCTGGATGTTGAAGGCCTTGTCGAGCGGATTCGCATCTACAGGCACGCCGGGTACTTCCCGCCGGACCAGGCGGATGCCGTGATCGCCCGGGCTAGGGCGGCAAAGGTCAGCTGGCCGCAGCAGATCCTGCGGAACTTCGTGCTGCGCTACGCCCGGGACTAA
- a CDS encoding helix-turn-helix domain-containing protein: MTEDIGEALAAVGPRLKALRVKRDVTLQSLSESTGISVSTLSRLEAGQRKPNLELLLPLAQAHQVPLDELVGAPTTGDPRVHLRPIDVGRATVIPLTKRPGGIQAYKYVLPADMPREEPDLKVHEGYEWLYVLNGNLRMILGELDLVLPAGEAAEFDTRVPHWFGRADNDPVEFLSLFGRQGERLHLRAKST; encoded by the coding sequence ATGACGGAAGACATTGGTGAAGCACTGGCGGCAGTGGGCCCGCGGTTGAAGGCGTTGCGGGTGAAGCGGGATGTGACGCTGCAGTCGCTCTCGGAATCGACCGGCATTTCCGTGAGCACGCTCTCGCGCCTGGAGGCCGGCCAGCGCAAACCGAACCTGGAGTTGCTCCTTCCGTTGGCGCAGGCACATCAGGTCCCACTCGATGAGCTGGTGGGCGCACCGACCACGGGTGATCCGCGGGTCCACCTCCGGCCGATCGACGTGGGCCGCGCCACCGTCATTCCGCTCACCAAGCGGCCGGGTGGAATCCAGGCGTACAAGTACGTGCTGCCGGCCGATATGCCGCGCGAGGAGCCGGACCTCAAGGTCCACGAGGGCTACGAGTGGCTGTACGTGTTGAACGGGAACCTGCGGATGATCCTGGGCGAGCTGGACCTGGTCCTGCCGGCCGGTGAAGCGGCGGAGTTTGATACCCGCGTGCCGCACTGGTTCGGAAGGGCGGATAACGACCCCGTCGAGTTCCTCAGCCTCTTCGGCCGCCAGGGGGAGCGGCTGCACCTGCGGGCGAAGAGTACCTAG
- a CDS encoding class I SAM-dependent methyltransferase translates to MHTHDTPVYDESFWDARYGEKHRIWSGNPNPQLVAEASDLEPGTALDVGCGEGADALWLAGRGWQVTGVDISSVALARAAEHEGGLDDGHPPVSWAHHDLTEWTPPAQAFDLVTAQYMHLPTEQRVPLFERFAEAVAPNGTLLIVGHSLSDLQSEARRPVHQDLYFTAEDIVQLLGPGWETVVAEDRPREASGPDGAKLAVADAVYRGRRVG, encoded by the coding sequence ATGCACACCCATGACACCCCCGTCTACGACGAATCCTTCTGGGACGCCCGCTACGGCGAGAAGCATCGGATCTGGAGCGGAAATCCGAACCCGCAACTCGTCGCGGAGGCCTCCGACCTGGAACCTGGAACGGCGCTCGACGTCGGCTGCGGCGAAGGCGCGGACGCACTGTGGCTTGCCGGCCGCGGGTGGCAGGTCACCGGCGTCGACATCTCGTCGGTGGCGCTGGCCCGCGCGGCGGAGCACGAAGGCGGGCTCGACGACGGCCACCCGCCCGTGAGCTGGGCCCACCACGACCTCACCGAATGGACTCCTCCTGCACAGGCCTTCGATCTGGTGACGGCACAGTACATGCACCTGCCCACGGAGCAACGGGTACCGCTCTTCGAACGCTTCGCCGAGGCCGTGGCTCCCAATGGAACGTTGCTGATTGTCGGGCACTCGCTCTCGGACCTGCAAAGCGAAGCGCGGCGCCCGGTGCACCAGGACCTCTACTTCACGGCGGAAGACATTGTGCAGTTACTCGGCCCGGGCTGGGAGACAGTGGTGGCCGAGGACAGGCCTCGTGAAGCGAGCGGGCCTGACGGCGCCAAGCTGGCCGTCGCCGACGCGGTGTATCGCGGCCGGCGTGTGGGGTAG
- a CDS encoding NAD(P)/FAD-dependent oxidoreductase has translation MIDSPNTFDVVVIGGGSAGLSAALMLGRTRRSVAVVDSGRPRNAPADGVHGFLTSEGMSPAELLKIGRTEVESYGGTIIPGTVTDAAHHNDPRYRFRTTLQDGSILRSRRLLLTTGLTDQLPNIPGLREHWGRDVIHCPFCHGWEVRDRAIGILATSPMALHQALLFRQWSSRITLFLNNTVEPGETEWEQFAARGITVVDGAVTNLQNDDGGRLAGVELADGRTVPIEALTVAPRFVANTGIFTGLGLVPVQHPMGVGEHFEVDEMGATKVDGVWAAGNVANLMLQVLPSAASGSTAAVAINNSLMAEELEADLTAYRARVNTIEERVS, from the coding sequence ATGATTGATTCTCCGAACACATTCGATGTCGTTGTTATCGGCGGTGGATCCGCCGGCCTCAGCGCCGCCCTGATGCTCGGGCGCACCCGCCGGAGTGTCGCCGTCGTCGACTCCGGCCGCCCACGCAACGCCCCCGCCGACGGCGTTCACGGCTTCCTCACCAGCGAGGGCATGAGCCCCGCAGAACTCCTGAAAATCGGCCGCACCGAGGTCGAATCCTACGGCGGCACCATCATCCCCGGCACCGTGACCGACGCAGCACACCACAACGATCCCCGCTACCGCTTCCGCACCACCCTCCAGGACGGCTCGATTCTGCGCTCCCGCCGACTGCTCCTGACCACCGGCCTGACGGACCAACTCCCCAACATCCCGGGCCTTCGCGAGCACTGGGGCAGGGACGTCATCCACTGCCCGTTCTGCCACGGGTGGGAAGTCCGCGACCGCGCGATCGGAATCCTCGCCACCAGCCCGATGGCCCTCCATCAGGCGCTCCTGTTCCGGCAATGGAGCAGCCGCATCACACTCTTCCTCAACAACACGGTTGAGCCCGGCGAAACCGAGTGGGAGCAGTTCGCTGCCCGGGGCATCACCGTTGTGGACGGTGCGGTTACCAACCTCCAGAACGACGACGGCGGCCGCCTCGCCGGCGTGGAACTCGCCGACGGTCGCACTGTTCCCATCGAAGCCCTCACCGTCGCGCCGCGGTTCGTTGCGAACACGGGCATCTTCACCGGGCTGGGCCTGGTCCCGGTCCAGCATCCGATGGGCGTGGGAGAGCACTTCGAGGTGGACGAGATGGGCGCCACGAAGGTCGACGGCGTCTGGGCAGCCGGGAACGTTGCGAACCTGATGCTGCAAGTGCTGCCGTCCGCGGCTTCGGGTTCCACAGCCGCAGTTGCGATCAACAACTCCCTCATGGCAGAAGAACTGGAAGCCGACCTGACTGCTTACCGGGCTCGAGTGAACACAATCGAAGAAAGGGTTTCCTGA
- the sigK gene encoding ECF RNA polymerase sigma factor SigK has product MTSTDPNYRGAAAGDAAELVGLIRRTAEGNRAAFADLYHRTHKRVYGLARRTIVDPELSEETTQDVFLMVWEQAHRYDPAVGSPMAWLMTIAHRRAVDKVRSEHSGTAREAAWGIKHYLPDRDVVADAVSDRMEAARVVECLEQLSPLQREAINLAYYECLTYTQVAEHLNVPVPTVKTRIRSGIQRLRSCMDPGS; this is encoded by the coding sequence ATGACGTCCACGGACCCGAACTATCGCGGAGCCGCGGCGGGTGATGCCGCGGAGCTCGTCGGGTTGATCCGCCGCACCGCAGAGGGCAATCGGGCAGCGTTCGCTGACCTGTATCACCGCACTCACAAGCGCGTCTACGGGCTTGCCCGACGCACCATCGTGGACCCGGAGCTGAGCGAGGAAACCACCCAGGACGTCTTCCTCATGGTGTGGGAACAAGCGCACAGGTATGATCCGGCCGTCGGGAGCCCGATGGCATGGCTGATGACCATCGCCCACCGCAGGGCCGTGGATAAGGTCCGGTCAGAACACAGCGGAACTGCACGGGAAGCAGCCTGGGGCATCAAGCACTATCTTCCGGACCGGGACGTGGTTGCCGACGCGGTATCGGACCGAATGGAAGCGGCGCGTGTTGTAGAGTGCCTGGAACAACTCAGCCCGCTTCAGCGCGAAGCGATCAACCTGGCCTACTACGAATGCCTCACCTACACCCAGGTTGCTGAGCACCTCAACGTTCCTGTACCAACCGTCAAGACCCGGATCCGTTCAGGAATCCAGCGGCTGCGGTCATGCATGGATCCGGGATCCTAA
- a CDS encoding copper resistance D family protein: protein MQLARGSGASVRAQSRGSWPIAVAAAALVTVLVPVLILLISDDGGATFIGSTLPFVRALVHLTTLTAVALLCVGVLLPAPSEELSAEELSAEAQRLGRQGCAAAVIAALACVLLLFWTYFDVIGSGPFQGADLSDLGAFLNELASGRALVAQVSLLILGAVFAYLARTAVPLRMALVLVIAGTTTMGLGGHSASESGHGAAMFSMTGHIGAASLWVGGLAGLGWLAHAHPNLLRPTVARFSRLALTCAAVVGVSGVVSAVVRVESLALLPGSLYGAVLLAKTMAFIGLIVFGVLHRRRLLAQDSFTARTFLQLAAGEVLIMGVAYGLAVALVRLDPPVLL from the coding sequence ATGCAGTTAGCTCGGGGATCCGGCGCCAGCGTTCGGGCGCAGTCGCGCGGTTCGTGGCCAATTGCGGTTGCTGCGGCCGCGCTCGTGACTGTCCTTGTGCCCGTTCTGATTCTGTTGATTTCCGACGACGGCGGCGCCACCTTTATCGGGTCGACGTTGCCATTTGTGCGGGCGCTGGTGCACCTGACAACTCTTACGGCCGTAGCCCTGCTCTGCGTCGGGGTGCTGCTGCCGGCGCCTTCAGAGGAACTTTCCGCTGAGGAACTTTCCGCCGAGGCGCAACGGCTCGGGCGGCAAGGCTGCGCTGCGGCCGTGATCGCAGCACTCGCCTGCGTTCTTCTCCTCTTCTGGACCTACTTCGATGTGATCGGTTCGGGCCCCTTCCAGGGCGCGGACCTCAGCGACCTGGGCGCCTTCCTGAATGAGCTGGCCTCCGGCCGGGCGCTGGTTGCGCAGGTGAGCCTGCTGATCCTCGGGGCGGTCTTCGCATATCTGGCCCGGACCGCGGTTCCGCTGCGGATGGCGCTGGTCCTGGTGATTGCGGGGACGACGACGATGGGGCTCGGCGGCCACTCGGCATCGGAGTCCGGGCACGGTGCGGCGATGTTCAGCATGACGGGACACATCGGTGCGGCGTCATTGTGGGTGGGTGGCCTGGCCGGGCTCGGTTGGCTGGCGCACGCGCATCCGAACCTGCTGCGCCCCACCGTTGCGCGGTTCAGCAGGCTGGCGCTGACCTGCGCTGCGGTGGTCGGTGTGAGCGGTGTTGTGAGCGCCGTGGTGCGGGTCGAGAGCCTGGCGCTGCTGCCCGGATCGTTGTACGGGGCAGTTCTGCTTGCGAAGACCATGGCGTTCATTGGGCTGATCGTGTTCGGTGTGCTGCACCGGCGTCGGCTGTTGGCGCAGGACAGCTTCACCGCGCGGACGTTCCTGCAGCTTGCCGCGGGCGAGGTGTTGATTATGGGCGTCGCTTACGGGCTCGCGGTTGCGCTCGTCCGGCTGGATCCGCCGGTCCTTCTCTGA